A genomic segment from Candidatus Bathyarchaeota archaeon encodes:
- a CDS encoding uL15 family ribosomal protein, giving the protein MPTRLRKIRKLRGSRTCGWGRVGQHRKSGMRGGFGRTGRHKHKWTWVIKYAPDYFGKRGFKSPMQKIKVRLKEVNVGELPDILVKLEKVETKDGKPVIDLPSLGYGKLLGKGRIDMPVIVKAYDFTETAVEKIKKAGGDIVKIGA; this is encoded by the coding sequence ATGCCGACAAGGCTTCGTAAAATAAGGAAGTTAAGGGGGTCTAGAACCTGTGGCTGGGGTAGGGTAGGTCAGCATAGGAAAAGCGGTATGAGAGGGGGCTTCGGTAGAACCGGTAGGCATAAGCACAAATGGACTTGGGTGATCAAATACGCGCCAGACTACTTCGGTAAAAGAGGATTCAAGTCGCCTATGCAGAAGATCAAGGTCAGGCTTAAGGAGGTCAACGTGGGTGAGCTACCCGATATCTTGGTCAAGCTCGAAAAGGTAGAGACCAAGGACGGTAAACCTGTCATAGACCTCCCGTCTCTGGGATATGGTAAATTACTCGGTAAAGGACGCATAGACATGCCGGTTATCGTTAAAGCTTACGATTTCACGGAGACAGCTGTCGAGAAGATCAAGAAAGCGGGTGGAGATATCGTAAAGATAGGGGCATGA
- the secY gene encoding preprotein translocase subunit SecY codes for MPGRFLSLFKPISKFTFEVKKPERRTSFTNKLLWTFMALLIYYLMSEIPLYGIPVRGLRDPLVAARVIFASRHGTLMELGIGPIVTGGLILQLLVGSKLIECDLSDPEDRALYTVATRFMSIFMTVFQCLVYILGRIWGPLTLEENILVFLQLFSAGIILILLDEMVQKWGLGSGISLFILAGVAKQIWWFGFSPLPGIAQDGKLYGALPAFIEGLIKGEDFSTAFLRTGNLPNMVGFISTVVAFLVIIYLEGVRVEIPISYADYRGFRARFPLKLLYVSVIPVIFASALLANIYIMLRLLWSNFNPANQDFWFNLLAQFDPETMSPMKGSLAYYVSSPRSLQYAAEDPIRAIVYVAIFVLLCVMFSVMWIEVGGMGPRDVAEQLIDAGIQIPGRRRTVKSIERLMKRYIPTVSILGGAIIGLIAAVSDLFNVFGSGTGVLLSVDIAYQYYQLLVRERVAELYPVLRPILEK; via the coding sequence ATGCCGGGCAGGTTCCTAAGCCTATTCAAACCGATATCAAAATTCACGTTCGAGGTTAAGAAACCTGAGAGGAGGACAAGTTTCACAAATAAGCTTCTATGGACTTTTATGGCGCTTCTGATATACTATCTCATGAGCGAGATCCCGCTCTACGGTATACCTGTAAGAGGATTAAGAGACCCGCTTGTAGCCGCCAGAGTCATATTCGCTTCGAGACACGGGACGCTCATGGAGCTCGGTATAGGCCCCATAGTCACCGGGGGACTTATCCTCCAGCTTCTAGTAGGCTCTAAACTTATAGAATGCGACTTATCAGACCCGGAGGATAGAGCTCTCTATACAGTGGCTACCAGGTTCATGAGCATATTCATGACGGTTTTCCAGTGTCTAGTATATATTTTAGGTAGGATCTGGGGACCCCTAACGCTGGAGGAGAATATCTTGGTTTTCCTTCAGCTTTTCTCAGCCGGTATAATTCTAATTCTACTGGATGAAATGGTTCAGAAGTGGGGTTTAGGTAGCGGCATAAGCCTATTCATCTTAGCAGGGGTCGCTAAACAGATCTGGTGGTTTGGTTTCTCTCCCTTACCTGGTATAGCGCAAGACGGTAAGCTCTATGGAGCCTTGCCTGCTTTTATAGAAGGGCTTATAAAAGGTGAGGATTTCTCAACGGCGTTTCTGAGGACGGGTAATCTACCCAACATGGTTGGGTTTATATCGACAGTCGTAGCCTTCCTCGTGATCATATACCTCGAAGGCGTTAGAGTAGAGATACCTATATCTTACGCCGACTATAGAGGTTTTAGAGCTAGGTTCCCCCTAAAGCTACTATATGTATCGGTTATCCCGGTCATATTCGCGTCCGCCTTATTAGCCAACATATATATCATGTTAAGGCTTTTATGGTCTAACTTCAACCCCGCGAATCAGGATTTCTGGTTTAACCTTCTGGCACAGTTCGACCCTGAGACTATGTCCCCTATGAAAGGTAGCCTCGCATACTACGTATCGTCTCCAAGGAGCCTACAGTACGCGGCTGAAGACCCTATAAGAGCCATAGTCTACGTCGCTATCTTCGTTTTACTTTGCGTGATGTTTTCCGTAATGTGGATAGAAGTCGGTGGTATGGGTCCAAGAGATGTCGCAGAGCAACTTATAGACGCCGGTATCCAGATACCTGGCAGGAGACGGACGGTTAAAAGTATAGAGCGCTTAATGAAACGCTATATCCCGACGGTGTCGATCCTAGGAGGCGCTATAATAGGTCTCATAGCTGCCGTATCGGACTTGTTCAACGTATTCGGATCAGGAACTGGTGTGTTGCTCTCAGTAGACATAGCCTACCAATACTATCAGCTGTTAGTCAGAGAAAGGGTTGCTGAACTATATCCAGTGTTAAGACCTATACTGGAGAAGTGA
- a CDS encoding DUF106 domain-containing protein, producing the protein MNFFDVIVEFLKPLAVNPGMGSLTILGLSTLMTIFSTLLNKVIMNEELQKTYTKELSEYKRLMSEYKMKGDKKILIKIRKKEPIIANLSKKVLIRTVLRMVILLTFAWGFFAVIGAVFGSDYTIFIPFPVETPVGWSVWYFICVFASSLPISKLLGISMVPTTQEVTSHEEESSVKTKG; encoded by the coding sequence ATGAACTTTTTCGACGTTATAGTGGAGTTCCTAAAACCTCTGGCCGTTAACCCTGGGATGGGTTCGCTCACGATCTTAGGGTTATCTACATTGATGACCATATTCTCTACTCTGTTGAATAAGGTTATAATGAACGAAGAGCTTCAGAAGACCTACACTAAGGAGCTCAGCGAGTATAAGCGTCTTATGAGCGAGTATAAGATGAAGGGAGACAAGAAGATATTGATAAAGATCAGGAAGAAGGAGCCGATCATAGCGAACCTTAGTAAGAAGGTCCTTATAAGAACTGTTTTAAGGATGGTTATTCTTCTGACTTTCGCCTGGGGCTTCTTCGCTGTGATAGGTGCGGTATTCGGCTCGGACTATACGATATTCATACCTTTCCCCGTCGAGACACCTGTGGGGTGGTCCGTATGGTACTTTATATGCGTTTTCGCGTCTAGTCTTCCGATCTCTAAGCTTCTCGGTATCTCTATGGTACCAACTACCCAGGAGGTCACAAGCCATGAGGAAGAATCTTCTGTCAAAACCAAAGGTTAA
- the rpl34e gene encoding 50S ribosomal protein L34e (the function of this protein in the ribosome is unknown), whose product MRKNLLSKPKVKIRLPGGETVVRVVKKKPGKAYCGICGRELHGVNYAGKTKSQRSVERLHGGSICARCLKRLLVREVLSRFG is encoded by the coding sequence ATGAGGAAGAATCTTCTGTCAAAACCAAAGGTTAAGATTAGGCTTCCAGGCGGTGAAACGGTCGTCAGGGTCGTTAAGAAGAAGCCTGGGAAAGCCTACTGTGGGATATGCGGTAGGGAGCTCCACGGCGTAAATTATGCAGGGAAGACCAAGTCTCAGAGAAGCGTCGAAAGATTACATGGTGGAAGCATATGCGCTAGGTGTTTAAAGCGTCTCCTCGTCAGGGAGGTGCTTTCTAGGTTTGGCTAA
- a CDS encoding cytidylate kinase family protein — translation MAKGLVIAVSGLHGAGRSTQAKMLASEFNLRYVSAGSLFREYCHKKGISLAEAAEMLKDDPKLDNYIDSRTKEEAKKGSVVLEGDLAAWMAGELADVKIFLTAPDEVRFKRLAEREGRPIGEVSEETRRRESGDRIRYRLFYGINFEDMSIYDIVLDTGRLPAESVFKVLKTLVEEYAKLKA, via the coding sequence TTGGCTAAAGGCCTCGTGATAGCCGTCAGTGGCCTACATGGAGCCGGCAGGTCTACCCAGGCTAAGATGCTAGCGTCCGAGTTCAACCTTAGATATGTATCCGCCGGAAGCCTGTTCAGGGAATATTGTCATAAGAAAGGCATAAGCTTGGCTGAGGCGGCGGAGATGCTTAAGGACGACCCTAAGCTCGACAACTACATCGACTCTAGGACCAAAGAGGAGGCTAAGAAAGGCTCTGTAGTGTTGGAAGGCGACCTCGCCGCTTGGATGGCGGGGGAGTTGGCTGACGTTAAAATATTTCTAACAGCACCGGATGAAGTTAGGTTTAAACGTTTAGCCGAGCGTGAGGGTCGACCTATAGGGGAGGTCTCTGAGGAGACTAGGCGTAGGGAGTCTGGAGACCGGATAAGGTATAGGCTTTTCTATGGTATAAATTTCGAGGATATGAGTATATACGATATCGTGCTCGATACAGGCAGGCTTCCGGCTGAGTCGGTCTTCAAGGTTCTGAAGACCTTGGTAGAAGAGTACGCTAAACTTAAAGCTTAG
- a CDS encoding 50S ribosomal protein L14e → MIEVGRVCVKTMGREAGRKCVVVDIIDENFALITGPKSISGVKRRRVNIKHIEPTPYKLDISRGASDDEVVKAIEKAGLKEVFEKPLKPERRAVF, encoded by the coding sequence ATGATAGAAGTGGGTAGAGTCTGTGTCAAAACCATGGGCCGGGAAGCAGGTAGAAAATGCGTAGTAGTCGATATCATAGACGAGAACTTCGCCCTCATAACCGGTCCTAAATCCATCAGCGGTGTCAAGAGGCGTAGGGTGAACATCAAGCACATCGAGCCTACACCTTACAAGCTAGACATATCCCGAGGTGCAAGCGACGACGAGGTCGTCAAAGCCATAGAGAAGGCTGGTTTAAAAGAAGTATTCGAAAAGCCTCTGAAACCTGAGAGGAGGGCTGTTTTCTGA
- a CDS encoding Mrp/NBP35 family ATP-binding protein, with protein MCLDNQELKALEAYRRQMERIEKSMRNVKYKIAILSGKGGVGKSVVAANLACAMASKGFKTGILDADITGPSIPKILGVRGNPLTAAPVGIMPVKTALDLRLVSMDLLLPDDDTPVIWRGPLKSAAIRQFLGEVLWGKLDYLFIDLPPGTGDEALTVARSIPNITGVVIVTTPSDLSFIVVRRAVGFAKRLGLRILGIVENMSGFTCPKCGYKVNIFGSGGGKKMAEELGLNILGEIPIDPELNLSVEVGKPIVIWKPESPASNAFIEIVEKLQKILENVDG; from the coding sequence ATGTGTTTGGATAACCAGGAGTTGAAGGCTTTGGAAGCCTATAGGAGGCAGATGGAGCGTATAGAGAAGTCTATGCGAAACGTCAAATATAAGATCGCCATACTAAGCGGTAAAGGCGGGGTCGGTAAGAGCGTCGTAGCCGCGAATCTTGCCTGCGCCATGGCGTCTAAGGGCTTCAAAACCGGTATACTCGACGCCGACATAACCGGGCCGAGCATACCTAAGATACTAGGCGTGAGGGGGAACCCTCTGACGGCTGCACCCGTAGGGATAATGCCCGTGAAAACAGCCTTAGACCTAAGGCTTGTATCGATGGACCTACTTCTACCTGACGATGACACACCGGTTATATGGAGAGGCCCCCTCAAATCCGCGGCTATAAGACAGTTCCTCGGCGAAGTCCTATGGGGTAAACTCGATTATCTCTTCATAGACCTACCGCCGGGCACAGGTGATGAAGCTTTAACGGTCGCACGTTCGATACCGAACATTACAGGTGTTGTGATCGTTACTACACCGTCAGACCTGTCGTTCATAGTCGTCAGACGTGCGGTAGGATTTGCTAAGAGACTTGGACTTAGGATTCTAGGGATAGTCGAGAACATGAGCGGGTTCACATGTCCGAAGTGCGGTTATAAAGTGAATATATTTGGAAGTGGTGGCGGAAAAAAGATGGCTGAAGAGCTTGGATTAAACATATTAGGTGAGATACCGATAGACCCAGAGCTCAACCTTTCGGTAGAGGTGGGTAAGCCTATAGTTATATGGAAGCCGGAGAGTCCAGCCAGCAACGCTTTCATAGAGATAGTGGAGAAGCTTCAGAAAATCTTAGAGAATGTAGACGGCTAA
- a CDS encoding metal ABC transporter permease: MLEVLTQPFMIKALIAVILSGSASALIGVYMVLRGLSSIGAAIAHVALAGAAISLLTGLDPVVGALILSLVFALLSGYGEEKGEVKADMTIGVLFGFSTAVAALAISLSSPYAASAWRFLIGDVLGITDNELLVLAVMSLAVIGVITLFKMEFKYITFDPEGSSAMGLNVRFYRYLLLVLTAISMVVNLRIVGSILSVAFIAIPAVVAYQFSHSFEEMGKISFVTILISSILGFLVSVMLNLPTSAVVGVILSVGYLISIKLSVKRRKCKSIIQCFRVVREHHIK, translated from the coding sequence ATGCTTGAAGTCTTAACTCAACCCTTCATGATTAAAGCCCTGATAGCCGTGATTTTATCCGGCTCGGCGTCTGCCCTGATAGGGGTCTACATGGTTCTCAGAGGACTGTCGTCTATAGGAGCTGCGATAGCTCACGTCGCCTTGGCGGGAGCAGCCATTAGCCTCTTGACAGGATTAGACCCCGTCGTAGGGGCATTAATATTAAGCCTGGTTTTCGCCCTGCTTTCAGGCTACGGTGAGGAGAAAGGCGAAGTTAAGGCGGATATGACCATCGGTGTGTTATTCGGCTTCTCGACCGCCGTAGCCGCTTTGGCTATATCCCTTTCAAGCCCCTACGCCGCGTCGGCGTGGAGATTCCTGATCGGAGACGTATTAGGCATCACCGATAACGAGCTTCTGGTATTAGCGGTTATGAGTCTAGCCGTGATAGGTGTGATAACCCTCTTCAAGATGGAATTCAAATACATAACGTTCGACCCAGAGGGGTCGAGTGCCATGGGTTTGAACGTCAGGTTTTACAGATATCTCCTTTTAGTTCTCACGGCTATTTCGATGGTTGTGAACTTGAGGATTGTGGGCTCGATCCTATCGGTCGCTTTCATAGCCATACCGGCTGTAGTGGCATACCAGTTTTCGCATAGCTTCGAGGAGATGGGTAAGATATCGTTCGTCACGATCCTTATATCATCTATACTCGGCTTCTTAGTCTCTGTTATGCTGAACCTACCTACAAGCGCGGTGGTCGGGGTGATCCTATCGGTCGGATATCTCATATCGATAAAGCTCTCGGTTAAGAGGAGAAAGTGTAAAAGCATAATCCAGTGTTTTAGGGTTGTTCGGGAGCATCATATAAAGTAG
- a CDS encoding ABC transporter ATP-binding protein — MVLNQQPILEDLSFSIVEPSFVAVVGPNGAGKTTLLKTILGIIKPVEGEIRVLGKNPVEDSSVRRLVGYVPQRERIDPLIPVLVKDIILMGRLARKRFPRRATSKDLEKAREIAQLLEVDQFWEEPYAHLSGGQQQRVLVARALASEPSLLLLDEPFSAVDTPTTQLLVRLLRELVDKSGVTIILVTHEINILLKHIDRLMLLNRRIIAFGKPDEVLDEALLTETFLKRVQVVASDGERIVTGVSYHA, encoded by the coding sequence GTGGTTTTAAACCAGCAACCCATACTGGAGGATCTATCGTTCAGCATAGTCGAGCCGAGCTTCGTGGCAGTAGTCGGTCCCAATGGGGCGGGTAAGACTACGTTGCTTAAGACCATACTCGGGATCATAAAACCAGTCGAAGGGGAGATAAGGGTTCTAGGTAAGAACCCGGTGGAGGATTCTAGTGTGAGGAGGCTCGTCGGCTATGTTCCCCAGAGGGAGCGTATAGACCCTTTGATACCTGTGCTGGTTAAAGATATAATACTCATGGGTAGACTGGCGAGGAAGCGTTTCCCGAGAAGAGCGACGAGCAAGGACCTAGAGAAGGCTAGAGAGATCGCTCAGCTACTTGAGGTCGACCAGTTCTGGGAGGAGCCATACGCGCATCTATCCGGCGGCCAACAGCAGAGAGTTCTAGTAGCCAGGGCGCTAGCGTCGGAGCCTAGCTTGCTTCTACTAGACGAGCCGTTCTCAGCCGTGGATACGCCTACCACCCAGCTCTTGGTAAGGCTTCTCAGAGAGCTCGTGGATAAATCAGGTGTAACGATCATACTAGTCACGCACGAGATAAACATCCTGTTGAAGCATATAGACAGGCTCATGCTACTCAACCGTAGGATCATAGCATTCGGAAAACCAGACGAGGTCTTGGATGAGGCTCTTCTGACGGAGACGTTTTTGAAAAGAGTTCAAGTCGTGGCATCAGATGGGGAAAGGATAGTTACGGGGGTGAGCTATCATGCTTGA
- a CDS encoding zinc ABC transporter substrate-binding protein: protein MTSTAKVSLARPKLKVVATIWPLAMIVREVGGERVDVYSIVPVGLDPHTYSPKPGDVLLVRSCDLFVTIGKEEFLGMFEKLNVPRIGWEDWVEAGLKLKDGNPHYIWLYPDDALKAASKIVEKLSEIDPEGGDYYHERFKRFSNDISRIKTWAKTVLTGLNLVDPKVALAGSHFEPLFDFLNITVVAVLVKGGKAPGPIDVSDFQSTLSETRPVYIVVLATEKGSDEGRLALEISKATGIPVLYLYAFPLDPSESYVEFYKSLTSMALAGLQMDIPENTGEGGLDIWLYATIILFVLFLVFEGWFRRV, encoded by the coding sequence ATGACTTCGACAGCCAAAGTATCACTAGCTAGGCCTAAGCTTAAGGTCGTGGCTACGATATGGCCTCTTGCGATGATCGTCAGAGAAGTTGGAGGAGAAAGAGTCGATGTATACTCGATAGTCCCCGTCGGGTTAGACCCTCATACGTACTCCCCTAAGCCAGGAGACGTGCTGCTTGTCCGAAGCTGCGACCTATTCGTCACGATAGGTAAGGAGGAGTTTCTAGGCATGTTCGAGAAATTAAACGTCCCGAGGATCGGTTGGGAGGATTGGGTTGAGGCGGGGTTGAAGCTTAAAGACGGAAACCCGCATTACATATGGTTATATCCAGACGACGCCTTGAAAGCGGCGTCTAAAATAGTCGAAAAGCTCTCTGAGATAGACCCAGAAGGCGGAGACTACTACCACGAGAGATTCAAGAGGTTTTCGAACGATATCTCTAGGATTAAGACATGGGCGAAGACCGTTTTAACAGGTTTAAACCTGGTAGATCCCAAAGTCGCTCTAGCCGGTTCACACTTCGAGCCTCTTTTTGATTTCTTGAACATAACGGTGGTGGCTGTACTTGTCAAAGGCGGTAAAGCCCCCGGCCCGATAGATGTCTCAGACTTCCAGAGCACACTCTCGGAGACCAGACCCGTGTATATAGTTGTGCTGGCTACCGAGAAAGGAAGCGATGAAGGCAGGCTTGCCCTAGAGATCTCTAAAGCCACGGGAATTCCTGTATTATATCTCTACGCGTTCCCCTTAGACCCTTCAGAAAGCTATGTAGAGTTCTACAAATCTTTGACATCCATGGCTTTAGCCGGCTTACAGATGGATATACCCGAGAACACGGGTGAAGGGGGACTAGACATATGGCTTTATGCAACCATTATACTCTTCGTATTGTTTCTGGTCTTTGAGGGGTGGTTTAGACGAGTATAG
- a CDS encoding metal-dependent transcriptional regulator: MLSSMLMLTEAEYRYLKTIYILGGSKGFVKTSKLAKWLSVKTPTAIRIVQGLAVKGFVKVVPRVGVTLTEDGVKEAIEIAHKHGVLEVFLHEVLELNPSDAHEEALKLETRISHKVCDKLCSLLNKPRRAPCGLEIVHRHP; the protein is encoded by the coding sequence ATGCTGTCTAGCATGCTAATGCTTACCGAAGCCGAATACCGGTATCTGAAGACGATCTATATACTAGGGGGTTCTAAGGGCTTCGTCAAGACCAGTAAGCTAGCTAAGTGGCTGTCCGTTAAAACCCCGACAGCCATACGAATCGTCCAAGGACTAGCGGTCAAGGGGTTTGTCAAGGTCGTGCCAAGGGTCGGTGTGACCCTTACAGAGGACGGTGTAAAGGAGGCCATAGAGATAGCCCATAAACATGGTGTCCTAGAGGTATTCCTACACGAGGTTTTAGAGTTAAACCCCTCAGACGCTCATGAAGAGGCTTTAAAGTTGGAAACCAGGATTTCACACAAAGTATGCGACAAGCTATGCTCTCTCCTCAACAAGCCTAGGAGAGCTCCCTGTGGATTGGAGATAGTGCATAGACATCCCTAG
- a CDS encoding Gfo/Idh/MocA family oxidoreductase: protein MIRVGIVGFDTSHAVEFTKRLNHVDVSEEYWVRGARVVAGYPGEPSPAASEELLNERIEVLRRYGVKIVDSPESLIGIVDAVMIEYNEGAKHLEASKPFIEAGLPLFIDKPLACSIDDAKKIYRLAESRGVPVFSASSLRYAVEVQKVKKSIDKVGRVLGADTYSPGMIVPFNPGLFFYVIHAIEMLYALMGRGCRMVRCFTEERWDFIVGRWVDGRIGVVRGLRHGGWGYGFTVFCENKVVSATINTAYLYTELLKRVVEMFKTGKPPVDPKETLEIIAFTEKAMESARLGKDVEIPREI from the coding sequence ATGATACGCGTAGGTATCGTAGGCTTCGATACGTCTCATGCTGTGGAATTTACCAAGAGACTTAACCACGTGGACGTAAGCGAGGAGTATTGGGTTAGAGGAGCTAGGGTCGTGGCCGGCTATCCAGGCGAGCCATCACCTGCGGCTTCTGAGGAGTTGTTGAACGAGAGAATCGAGGTCTTGAGGCGTTATGGTGTTAAGATCGTCGATAGCCCTGAGTCTCTGATAGGGATAGTGGACGCGGTCATGATCGAGTACAACGAGGGTGCTAAACACCTCGAAGCTTCTAAGCCTTTCATAGAGGCTGGGTTGCCGCTTTTCATAGATAAACCCCTAGCCTGCTCCATCGACGATGCTAAGAAGATATATCGTCTCGCGGAGTCTAGAGGTGTCCCGGTTTTCTCAGCCTCATCTCTACGCTATGCGGTCGAAGTTCAGAAGGTCAAAAAGTCGATAGACAAGGTGGGTAGGGTCTTAGGAGCCGACACCTACAGCCCAGGTATGATAGTTCCGTTCAACCCAGGCCTATTCTTCTACGTTATACACGCGATAGAGATGCTATACGCACTGATGGGTCGAGGGTGTAGGATGGTTAGGTGCTTCACCGAAGAACGCTGGGACTTTATAGTGGGCCGATGGGTCGACGGCCGCATAGGCGTTGTAAGGGGTTTAAGACATGGTGGCTGGGGATACGGTTTCACGGTTTTCTGCGAGAATAAGGTTGTATCTGCCACTATAAACACCGCCTATCTGTACACCGAGCTTCTGAAAAGGGTGGTCGAGATGTTTAAAACCGGGAAGCCGCCGGTAGACCCCAAGGAGACGTTAGAGATAATCGCTTTCACCGAGAAAGCCATGGAATCGGCTAGGTTGGGTAAAGACGTGGAGATCCCCCGAGAGATTTAA
- a CDS encoding PQQ-binding-like beta-propeller repeat protein translates to MKFLIEELWSLDVGVGPAEHGVYKFGYLWLSPTFRNQVWKVDPATGKVLQVFSMPGKVWGAPWVDRDAVYSASDDGSVRRFTHDGEVVWSVNPGLGGFIAEVIVEAWNRYLAVQFPNGLAVLRKSDGGVVWSIEWSPIVNSGQEPTFTLDTGLLWVCKPTAEDNLEAYDLHGRRLHRFTLPSPPTTYACPQVWNNLMAVVCRDDVVVLDHVKGRILWSRRFKPVEYGGKEFAALEGGPRVITPDGRLIVWTTDGVFHCFGMETGTALWRLDMVELGYASRDCNDPWGYAGGAAADGVLVILGRNNLPEGSGSPFEFRKNRLFLINYFDGSIAAVSKPKYQMACCCKPVVAGGRVVIGGWYEDSENRRYENRYYCWRLGPLENRRVRDIDYEWLGGYHHGGYSVGTILGI, encoded by the coding sequence TTGAAGTTTCTTATCGAGGAGCTTTGGAGCCTAGATGTCGGAGTTGGGCCTGCCGAGCATGGAGTCTATAAGTTTGGGTATCTCTGGCTTTCGCCTACGTTTAGAAACCAGGTTTGGAAGGTCGATCCTGCGACCGGTAAGGTTCTGCAGGTCTTCTCTATGCCAGGTAAGGTTTGGGGGGCTCCATGGGTCGATAGGGATGCCGTGTATTCTGCGTCGGATGACGGCTCGGTTAGACGGTTTACCCACGACGGCGAAGTCGTATGGTCGGTTAACCCGGGGCTCGGAGGGTTTATAGCCGAGGTCATCGTTGAGGCTTGGAACAGGTATCTCGCGGTTCAGTTTCCTAACGGATTGGCTGTCTTAAGGAAATCCGACGGCGGCGTCGTATGGAGTATAGAATGGAGTCCCATAGTGAACTCGGGTCAGGAGCCGACTTTCACCCTCGACACGGGTCTTCTGTGGGTATGTAAACCCACCGCTGAAGACAACCTTGAGGCCTATGACTTGCATGGTCGGAGGTTGCATAGGTTTACCCTACCGAGCCCACCGACCACCTATGCGTGTCCACAAGTCTGGAATAACTTGATGGCCGTGGTCTGTAGAGACGACGTGGTGGTATTAGACCACGTAAAGGGTCGGATTCTATGGTCCAGGAGGTTTAAACCTGTGGAGTATGGAGGTAAAGAGTTTGCCGCGCTGGAGGGTGGTCCTAGGGTTATAACACCCGACGGCCGTCTCATAGTCTGGACTACTGATGGTGTCTTCCACTGCTTCGGTATGGAGACTGGTACGGCTCTTTGGAGGCTCGACATGGTCGAGCTTGGCTATGCGTCGAGGGACTGTAACGATCCATGGGGCTACGCGGGCGGGGCCGCCGCAGACGGTGTCCTGGTCATACTCGGTAGAAATAACCTACCTGAGGGTTCTGGTAGCCCCTTCGAGTTCCGTAAGAACAGGCTTTTCCTGATAAACTACTTCGACGGCTCGATCGCCGCTGTTTCGAAGCCTAAGTATCAGATGGCTTGTTGCTGTAAACCAGTGGTCGCAGGGGGGAGGGTGGTCATAGGGGGATGGTATGAGGATTCTGAAAACCGGAGATACGAAAACCGGTATTACTGCTGGAGACTAGGTCCGCTTGAAAACCGTAGGGTTCGGGATATCGACTATGAGTGGTTAGGCGGTTATCACCACGGAGGGTACAGCGTCGGGACGATTCTAGGAATCTAG